Proteins co-encoded in one Streptomyces sp. SLBN-31 genomic window:
- a CDS encoding DUF6986 family protein produces MGQGQQETVATSLAGAVSEEISASLAPVDAELERRYPGDPGTRQPVHTVYVPGDVFAADTIRSWGDQALAALDEHAPDAASFAAVLGLADDLAEPVYTRVRAKLEHEPVEDLRVDFEDGYGPRPDAEEDETAARAARLIAEAYENGTGAPYMGIRMKCMEAPVRDRGIRTLDVFLTGLMRAGGLPDGLVLTLPKVTYAEQVSAFARLLEAFEKAHGLDAGRIGFEIQIETSQSILATDGTATVARMIRAADGRATGLHYGTFDYSACLGVSAAHQASDHPAADHAKAVMQVAAAGTGVRVSDGSTNVLPVGPTQKVHDAWRLHYGLTRRALARAYYQGWDMHPGHLPTRYAAVFAFYREGFEQAAARLARYANRAGGDVMDEPATAKALSGYLLRGLDCGALDIAEVARLTGLTRADLEGFAAPRRGDLTASAK; encoded by the coding sequence ATGGGTCAGGGCCAGCAGGAGACGGTGGCGACGAGCCTCGCGGGCGCCGTCAGCGAGGAGATCAGTGCCTCCCTCGCCCCGGTCGACGCCGAACTGGAGCGCCGCTACCCCGGCGACCCCGGCACCCGTCAGCCCGTCCACACCGTCTACGTCCCCGGTGACGTCTTCGCCGCCGACACCATCCGCTCCTGGGGCGACCAGGCCCTCGCCGCCCTCGATGAACACGCCCCGGACGCCGCCTCCTTCGCCGCCGTCCTCGGCCTCGCCGACGACCTCGCCGAGCCCGTCTACACGCGCGTGCGCGCCAAACTGGAGCACGAGCCCGTCGAGGACCTGCGCGTCGACTTCGAGGACGGCTACGGCCCGCGCCCGGACGCCGAGGAGGACGAGACCGCCGCCCGCGCGGCCCGGCTGATCGCCGAGGCGTACGAGAACGGCACGGGGGCCCCGTACATGGGCATCCGCATGAAGTGCATGGAAGCGCCGGTGCGCGACCGCGGCATCCGCACCCTCGACGTCTTCCTCACCGGCCTGATGCGGGCCGGCGGCCTGCCCGACGGGCTGGTGCTGACCCTGCCGAAGGTGACGTACGCCGAGCAGGTGAGCGCCTTCGCCCGGCTCCTGGAGGCCTTCGAGAAGGCGCACGGCCTGGACGCCGGCCGGATCGGCTTCGAGATCCAGATCGAGACCAGCCAGTCCATCCTCGCCACCGACGGCACCGCCACCGTCGCCCGCATGATCCGGGCCGCCGACGGGCGCGCCACCGGACTGCACTACGGCACCTTCGACTACAGCGCCTGCCTCGGCGTCTCCGCCGCCCACCAGGCCAGTGACCACCCGGCCGCCGACCACGCCAAGGCGGTCATGCAGGTCGCGGCGGCGGGGACCGGGGTGCGGGTGTCGGACGGCTCGACCAACGTGCTGCCCGTAGGGCCGACGCAGAAGGTGCACGACGCCTGGCGGCTGCACTACGGACTGACCCGGCGGGCCCTCGCCCGCGCCTACTACCAGGGCTGGGACATGCACCCCGGGCACCTCCCCACCCGCTACGCCGCCGTCTTCGCCTTCTACCGCGAGGGCTTCGAACAGGCCGCCGCCCGGCTCGCCCGCTACGCCAACCGGGCCGGCGGCGACGTCATGGACGAGCCCGCCACCGCCAAGGCCCTCAGCGGTTACCTGCTGCGCGGCCTGGACTGCGGCGCCCTCGACATCGCCGAGGTGGCCCGACTCACCGGCCTCACCCGGGCCGACCTGGAGGGCTTCGCGGCGCCCCGGCGCGGCGACCTGACCGCGTCCGCCAAGTAG
- a CDS encoding endonuclease/exonuclease/phosphatase family protein: MPEQRRVTRRLGLRALFAAALTAPLSGAAAISVSSPVQARVRSAPVRGHQGPRLQVMTFNLRFASTREPNSWSDRRPVMRELLRRARPHVIGTQEGLYQQLRDIESDLGAHYDWIGTGREGGSRDESTAVYYDNRRLAPVEHYTYWLSDTPETIASNTWGAAFPRVVTWIRFRDLADGGREFYVCNTHFDHASQYARERSADLMTQRIAALRHPLPVVVTGDFNAAAHKNPAYDRMRSTGLVDAWDAAAERGTLYATFHGYQGLKPDGDRIDWILTNAGVTVHRAAIDTFSAHGRYPSDHLPVRAWLSLA; the protein is encoded by the coding sequence GTGCCCGAACAGCGCCGAGTCACCCGCCGTCTGGGCCTGCGGGCCCTGTTCGCCGCGGCCCTCACCGCGCCCCTCTCCGGAGCCGCCGCCATCTCCGTCTCGTCACCGGTGCAGGCCCGGGTCCGCAGCGCCCCGGTGCGCGGGCATCAGGGCCCCCGTCTGCAGGTGATGACCTTCAACCTGCGTTTCGCGAGCACCAGGGAGCCCAACAGCTGGAGCGACCGCCGGCCCGTGATGCGCGAACTGCTGCGCCGTGCGCGTCCCCATGTCATCGGCACCCAGGAGGGCCTGTACCAACAGCTGCGGGACATCGAGTCCGACCTGGGCGCCCACTACGACTGGATCGGCACCGGCCGTGAGGGCGGCAGCCGCGACGAGTCCACGGCGGTCTACTACGACAACCGGCGGCTGGCGCCCGTCGAGCACTACACCTACTGGCTCTCGGACACGCCGGAGACCATCGCCTCCAACACCTGGGGCGCCGCCTTCCCCCGCGTCGTCACCTGGATCAGATTCCGCGATCTCGCCGACGGCGGGCGGGAGTTCTACGTCTGCAACACCCACTTCGACCACGCGAGCCAGTACGCGCGGGAACGCAGCGCCGATCTGATGACCCAGCGGATCGCCGCGCTCCGGCACCCGCTGCCGGTCGTGGTGACGGGCGACTTCAACGCCGCCGCGCACAAGAACCCCGCCTACGACCGGATGCGGTCCACGGGTCTGGTCGACGCCTGGGACGCGGCGGCCGAGCGCGGCACGCTCTACGCCACCTTTCACGGCTACCAAGGGCTGAAACCGGACGGCGACCGGATCGACTGGATCCTCACCAACGCTGGAGTGACCGTGCACCGCGCGGCGATCGACACCTTCTCCGCGCACGGCCGGTACCCCAGCGACCACCTGCCGGTGCGGGCCTGGCTGAGCCTGGCATGA
- a CDS encoding electron transfer flavoprotein subunit alpha/FixB family protein, translated as MAEVLVYVDHVDGAVRKPTLELLTLARRIGEPVAVALGAGAAGTAAALAEHGAVKVLTHEASEYADYLVVPKVDALQAAVAAVSPAAVLVPSSAEGKEIAARLALRLGSGVITDAVDLEAGDEGPVATQSVFAASFTTKSRVSKGTPVITVKPNSAAVEAAPAAGAVEALQVSFSEQATGTKVISRTPRESTGRPELTEAAIVVSGGRGVNGAENFAIIEALADSLGAAVGASRAAVDAGWYPHTNQVGQTGKSVSPQLYIANGISGAIQHRAGMQTSKTIVAVNKDAEAPIFDLVDYGVVGDLFDVVPALTEEIKARKG; from the coding sequence ATGGCTGAAGTTCTCGTCTACGTCGATCACGTGGACGGTGCCGTCCGCAAGCCCACCCTGGAGCTGCTGACCCTCGCGCGCCGCATCGGCGAGCCGGTCGCCGTCGCGCTGGGCGCGGGTGCCGCCGGCACCGCCGCCGCGCTGGCCGAGCACGGCGCCGTCAAGGTCCTCACCCACGAGGCGTCCGAGTACGCCGACTACCTGGTCGTGCCGAAGGTCGACGCGCTGCAGGCCGCCGTCGCCGCCGTATCCCCGGCCGCCGTGCTGGTGCCGTCCTCCGCCGAGGGCAAGGAGATCGCCGCGCGTCTGGCGCTGCGTCTCGGCTCGGGCGTCATCACCGACGCCGTCGACCTGGAGGCCGGCGACGAGGGCCCGGTGGCCACGCAGTCGGTGTTCGCCGCCTCCTTCACCACCAAGTCCCGCGTCTCCAAGGGCACGCCGGTCATCACGGTCAAGCCCAACTCCGCCGCGGTGGAGGCCGCCCCGGCCGCCGGTGCGGTCGAGGCCCTTCAGGTGTCCTTCTCCGAGCAGGCCACCGGCACCAAGGTCATCTCCCGCACCCCGCGTGAGTCGACCGGCCGCCCCGAGCTGACCGAGGCCGCGATCGTGGTCTCCGGCGGCCGCGGTGTCAACGGCGCCGAGAACTTCGCGATCATCGAGGCCCTCGCCGACTCCCTGGGTGCCGCGGTGGGCGCCTCGCGTGCCGCCGTCGACGCCGGCTGGTACCCGCACACCAACCAGGTCGGCCAGACCGGCAAGTCCGTCTCGCCGCAGCTGTACATCGCCAACGGCATCTCCGGCGCCATCCAGCACCGGGCCGGCATGCAGACCTCCAAGACCATCGTGGCGGTCAACAAGGACGCCGAGGCCCCGATCTTCGACCTCGTGGACTACGGCGTCGTCGGCGACCTCTTCGACGTCGTCCCCGCCCTCACCGAGGAGATCAAGGCCCGCAAGGGCTGA